GCTAATCGCTTGTTATGAAATCGTTTTTCGGATGAAATCCATGTTTGTTTGTGGTTACGGAGAGAGGTGAAGGTTGTGGAAGGGATAATGTCGGAGCCGCAATGAAAATGTCTAATGATTCTGTTACATTTTGAGGTGAAAAGATTTAGGAGAGAATAAATTTCCAGCAAAGACGCATTACTCTTAGGTTCTATATTATGATAGCATAAAGCAAAAAGTTCACTAAACTCACTGTTGTTTCTGTACTTGTGGAGTAATGGAGTAGCAGTCAATGCAAttttcgacgcaattttcattaaTTTCTGGTCGGAGACAATATCTCTATGTAAGGTACTTCCTAGAATCGACCTCCCCTTACTCTACCATTTGCAGGAGCCCTTTAGGCATCTAAcagagttgttgttgttgttgttggatagATTAGAAGAAATGAATTGTAGTTCATTAATTTGTGAAGCGATGTGTGGTTACAAGATCCTTTGagatatttttgtgttttatttgttgAAATTGAACTTAATTATTATGTGATGATTCAAGAGAAAAGGATTGGTTGCGAGATTGAAATGTTGATCATGTTTAACGAGGAATAGTTTGTTCTTTTAGACCGAGGAACTCAAAATGATGGTGAGATTGCAACTCTCTCATTGAATGGTTAGCCGTTTGCTGTGTTGGTGACTTAATGAACAAATAAGTTAATTAGTAAAACATTGTTGCATGATGTTTGGATCTGCTGGTGATGATATACTCTTAATGTTTAAACTTGAGGAAATACTTAAGCTATGACAACATCATTACATGGTGACTTTTCTCTTGACTGGGAGTTGAATCTCTCACAGAAGTGAGTGGTAATACCGTATTAGATTTGAATTGATGTTAATGTGATTATTTTgcgttagtatggttgttttcgTTCAAACTGGGGAATTGTGATTTGAACAGGTTTTTCTCGTTCATGGAGGTCTAAATCAGAGGCATCTTAACGCTATTTATGCATGTTTACATTTTGTAGGAATTTAAACTGTCTCGTTATTTTTGCAGGGTTATTGTTATCCTCAACTTTGAGACTATAATTCTAGAATGTGACATTATAGGGAACCCATCTCTTGCCTTGCCTGGAGCCAATTCTTCTGCCGGAATAACATTGTCCTCTAACGTCGGCGTCAATCCAGTCAGTGTAGGTCCCAATAAGTTCAGTGCACCAAGTAATAGTAATAATGCACAAAATTACAGACCAGCTGTTCAACCTCCATATCAGCCACCTCCTAGTTATAAAAATCACGGACCAATTGTGAAGAATGAGGCACCGGCTCGCATACTTCCAATTGCTGCATTGAACCCTTATCAGGGTCGTTGGGCTATTAAAGCAAGAGTTACAGCAAAAGGAGACCTTCGTCGTTATAACAATGCCAAAGGTGATGGGAAGGTGTTCTCCTTTGATCTCCTTGATTCTGATGGCGGAGAGATTCGTGTTACCTGCTTTAATGCGGTTGTTGATCGCTTTTATGATGTTATTGAGGCTGGAAAGGTTTATTTGATCTCAAAGGGTAGCCTAAAACCAGCTCAGAAGAATTTTAATCATTTGAAAAACGAGTGGGAAATATTTTTGGAGTCCACTTCTATTGTTGATCTTTGTCTGGATGAGGATGTTTCAATTCCTAAACAGCAATTCAACTTCAGGCCTATCAGTGAAATCGAGACTGCTGAAAACAACTCCATATTGGACATTATTGGTATTGTAATTTCAGTTAATCCTTCGGTCCCCATAATGAGAAAGAATGGTATGGAAACTCAGAGAAGAATTATAAATCTGAAAGATGGGTCTTCTCGGAGTGTTGACCTAACTCTATGGGGAGATTTTTGTAACAGAGAAGGTCAACAACTCCAAGAACTGTTTGAATCTGGGAAGTTTCCCATTGTTGCCGTCAAAGCTGCAAAAGTCAATGATTTCAGTGGGAAATCTGTTGGTACAATTTCTTCTACCCAGCTCTTCATTGACCCTGATATCCCTGAATCACAGAGTTTGTATGATTGGTTCTGTGGAGGTGGGAAAGATAGTACCGCCCAATCTATCTCAAGAGATGCAACACCCCTCGGAGGGAAGAATGAGATTAGGAAAACAGTCTCTCAGATTAAGGACGAGGGTCTAGGGAGATCAGAGAAACCAGATTGGGTAACTATCAGGGCAACCATATCTTTTATAAAATCCGACACTTTCTGCTATACTGCTTGCCCTTTGATGATTGGAGATAGGCAATGTAATAAGAAAGTTACTAAATCAGGAAACTCGAGTTGGGTGTGTGACCGTTGCAATCAAGAATTTGAGGAGTGTGATTACCGGTATCTTCTTCAAGCACAAATTCAAGATCATTCGGGATTGACGTGGGTGACGGCATTTCAGGAAACAGGTGAAGAGATAATGGGCTGCTCTGCAAAAGAGTTGTACTCTTTGAagtatgaggaggaagacgaggaGAGGTTTGCATCAATTATTCGTGGCAGTCTTTTTATGCCATTTCTCTTCAAGCTTAAGGTAAAAGAGGAGAGCTATGGTGAAGAGCAGAGGGTAAAGGCAACAGTAGTGAAAGCGGACAAGATTGACTATGTTGCAGAGAGTAAGTATTTAGTCAATGCGATCTCAAATCATCGTCATTGATGATAACATTCTTGTCTTGACTCTGCAGATGTTTTAATGACAGACGACATTTTCTGAAGAAAATTGTCCGAAACTCTAGGATTAATGTAATTGTAATTGGGTAATCATTTCTAAGCTTTATCGAAATTTTATTAAAGTTAGTGCCTTAGTGGCGTTGTCTAAATTTTGTTTATGACTGCAGCAAACATTCTTATGCAATCATCACATGTCCTTGTAACAGTTTGATTAAGTAGAGTATTCCTCAAGCATTGGCATGTTTTGTTTTTCTCTGTAAACTGTGTAACAGAGAAACATTCTTGTTTTTCTACATATATGATATATCCCAGTGCCTCCTTGATACTGTTCCTTTTGCAGAACCATGGTGGAATGTTTGACAACGGGTTTTCCCCGTGCCATAATAAGGTTTAGGATTTTAGGGACTAAATTATGTTGCACCTTGTTTAATGAGAACGGTGTCAATTTGTGTTCGGACAACTGATACAAACATACGTTTCAGGCTGCAGAAAAGTTGAACCTACGACGACTCCAAAGTCTTCTGTCGAGAATGAGGTATAGTAAAGTCTTCTGTCGAGAATGAGGTATAGTATATCTTGATAGAAGACTTTGGAGTCGTCGTAGGTGCAACATAATTTAGTATGTAGGCAATCGCATGTTCGCATGCCCAGTGACCCAACGTCTTGTTGGCAGAGGCTCGATACTAacccaaaaaaaattgaacatCAACATACCATCTTCATGTTTACCCGCGAGTTACAACTCTTGGCGCATTCTTTTGGGACTTAATTTGATTCGATTCACCAATTTCAATTCATTTCATtctattaagttgattgatttagTTGATTGATTCAActccattcgattgattgattgatttatttcaacattaataatactattcttattttatattcttactgttaccattattattatattaatctatttaatatttttattattatattaatatatagtattttttatatttattttattactatttactttattattatttttattattttatttgtatttaggctctgttcttttggactgaaattgtctgaactgaacttaatggagctgaactgaacttaatagagctgaattgaactgaacttaatagagctgaattgaactgaactaatCTGATCTGAACTTAACAGAACTGAACAAAActgaaacaaaaataaaaagatgataataataataataataataataacaccaataataataataataataataataataataataataataataataataataaatattataataatattattaataatatatgaatctaatataataataatctaataagtaatactccctcctattctaaataactgtctcatttgtcatttccgtctattcacataactgtcccatttgccatatttggacatggttttttactttcctactcttaactcttttctttatttactaccccaaccacccataacccatcatattcaataattttcattatttaactcatatattcttacccctatacaataattttcattattataactatattccttaatttttgtgtcattgtccaaatgggacacttattcggaataggagggagtataaaaaataaaatagtaatataataataaatatagtaataataataatatattagtaatataaatgataatattattactaatattaaaatatattaaataatataatatattaataataataactaaaaaacaaatatgataattataatataaatattataaatactaataattaatataaataataataataataataataataataaatgtaatataataatttattaatataataataataataaaaaaaatgttattaataaaataataataatgataataataataacaataataataataataatattaataataaatattaatactaataatattgccattaatcataatattaaaataataaataaatattaaaaatataactataataataataatataataaatattaaaaataaattttactataataataaaaatggtaaataagttaatataataataatgataacaataagaatatattataaaataagaaaaataatattaatgttgaattAAACTAATCTGAActaaatcgaatcgaatcgaatcgaatcaatggaatcgaatcaatcgaatcgaatagagtgaatcgatttgaattgaatgaatagagtgaatcgaatcgaatcgaacttattagaactgaaattaagtctaaaagaacatggccttaatatatttatttatattatattattatgttaATGGCAATCTTAGTAGTATAaagtattaatatttattattattattattattaataatattgttatattatatttattatttattaatatattcattttgattaatattattaataacatatttattattattattattatttatattaattgttaaaattatttataatatttatattatattaaacttatcgtatttattttttagttattataattaatatattgtattatttaatattatattattattaataatgttatcatttatattactaatatattattattattattattgttactatatttattattatattactatttattatatatattattagattatattaatatatttataataatgaataatgaataatattgttataatatttattattattattggtattaattttattattataatattttattttatttcagtttagttcaattcagttcagttcagttcagttcagctcatctCTATTAAATTcggatcagttcagttcagcttcattaagttaagttaagttaagttcaattcagttcagacaatttcagtccaaaagaacagggccttacaaGTCATTGCAATATTTCTGTTGATGGCAAATTAtaactataaaaaaaaaaacattactccgtattatttaatATTTGTCGAAGAAACCACAATTTCGCTTAAACGCGGAAACGAGAGATACTGAAGGAGCCAAGGACGCAATACCGTCGGTTTTCAGTGATTTTGATTTGGCATTAGTGTTTGTTGTTGTGGCAATATCACAACCCATATAATCTTAACAACCTAGTACACAAATTGTTAGGTCTTGCATTTTAAAATCATATACAAATTCGTTTATCTTTTTGAAAAGATGAGAGTACCCAGCAAAGGTGGATATGCTTGGTGATGCAATTTACACCTAATTTTGCTCAAGATGGTAGCCAATGAAGTTGGTGGGATACAatatgataagaagaatgattaAAAATATAGGGATATTCTACGTGGTAATCTAGTGTTTTGGTTAgttaaaaactttttttttttgttatgaaaaAAAAATACGGGTCAAATATATACCACATCACATTAAAAGATGCATAAAAAATGTCAAAATTTTTGCTTTTGTTATCACCATGTGATAGTATTTGATCAATTTTAAGACGAAAACTTAAACAAAGACCACtcctattttcttttcttttgttttttttttgtacacAAGACTTGCTCCTAGTAGAAAGAGCAAGAATAAAGAAAGAACATGGTAAAAGAGAAcaccaattcttatttcagaccaaggtatccgtcttattaataagacggataccatattctctcacaaaatacccatttagggtgagtggagaagcacatggggggtcccacctttgtcccctctacccatttcctctcacacaacgacccgtcttaaaatccgacccgttttaagcaagacttactcAAAAGAGAAATGAGACTAAACAAGGAAAAAGGTTCAATTCCCATTGGAAAAGAGCATCCTGGGGGCCATGGCATTCTGTTGGATCACATTTTATGCACTTCGTCTTGTCTCAGTTCGAAACTACTTGTTTCCTCCCGGTCATTTGATTATCCTTTTATTTTGGGCTTTTGGCTCAAAGACCAAGAAAAAAAGAGATAGTTAATTATTAAATGAcatgtggaccaaattgagtgtgaatgagcAAATTATTCATCAAatacattcctaaaatagaaggACAACAAATAACTAAGATACCTCAAAATagaaaaagacaacaaatgaccggaacggagggagtataatgcaTCATGGATATATTATTCATATATGTAGCTTTTCAAGTACCTAATAAGTTTATCGCACACTTTTCTCCGCTTATTAATCTAATGCATGCCTAATTGTCCAATGTATTCTACTCTATCACGCAAAGTCGCAAACAAGTCCAAAATAAACggctataataataataataataatcatatttGTAACTTCTTATGGAGTATTTCGTATATGAATATTTGAAGAGTTTAGGATTTTAAGGACCTAAGAGGAGGGGAGCTGGGAAGGGGTGAATTAAGTActattttaaaacatttcaactTGATCTTACATCAAATAAATCGATTCATTAAGAGTGTATCATGTTGTTAAGAATGAATGCTGAATTATAAAGCAACGGTTGATCTGACTGTTACTTGTTTGTCTTAGCACAAAAGATTAAGGCTACTGACCAAAAGCAACGGTATccagaaccgttgttaaataaaaacgtaagtgaagaacaagtaagataaatgcagcggaaataaaagtaacgagagatcaacacgatatttttgaattggttcggccaacactctaagggcctacgtccaatcttcttttattaataagtgaagtgatctactccgactacttaaacacttacaataaaagaaccaacaacctactccggttgcgacacgagttctaagactactccgtctagaaactcaagactctaactagaatgtttacaagatcaagtttcctcaaactgattctatgaaagaattgataaggacaacTTATTGATCAAACGATTCTAGGCAAGAGAATGCAATACTTAAGGCAACGGTAGTGAAGACTGTTGTCACTGGAAGACTTAGAAATATTTTGCAAAAGAAGTAAAAAGCTTTGAGTTCTTTAGAAAACAATTTTGTAAAACACTTTGAAATTCTAAGGAAAGTCTTGAGAAATGAAGGAGAAGAGTGCTCCTTTTATAGGGAAGCAAACTAGGGTTTAGAGGTCAAGACATATGATAGAAAACAAATATTTTTTGACTTAGCCAAGTTTGCATAAAAGGAGGCATTCTTCCAAAggttgaagaagaaaagaagtttTGTTATTATCTTTAAAATACCTTTGAAAATCAGTCAAGGCAAAGTTGACAACCAAGTGAGGACATTTTTAGAGAAACAATTTTGGAAAgaaacaagttttttttttccaaaagcCATGATAAAATGTATTGTCATTTTGAGATAAAACATTTTGAAAGATGTCATTGGAATATTCTTTTCTTAAAAAACAACCTTTCATAAAATTCAAATATCAGAAATGAGTATTTCAAAAATAGAAGTTTCTATTTGAAAATATGAGTATTTTTGAAATTAAAGACTTCCTTCAAGTGACACGAGCTAAAGCAACAGTCTTGCTTACTGTTGCCTTAGAAAGCAGACCGTTGTCAAACAACAGTCTTGCTTACTATTGCCTTAGTACCATACTCTCTTACTCTTACATAAATGACTCTTATAACGACACAATTCTTGGGTAGCTTCATCAACACTTCTTGACCTTgaacattgattaattcttgattGGGGAAGTGGGCTAAATCCTGAAATGGAACATCTTAAAACATAGTTAAAATAGGTATGTCGTCATTAACAAAAGTGTTCTAACAATATTTATATAGGTTTTCATAAGAATTATTAACGTATCTCAATATGTGAGTGAAAATTTCAAGTATTTGAATGTTTTTGGCTTTTTGATGCAAAATTGCAAATCTAAATTGGAGTAATGTAAATTTCCTAATCTAACTTGTGAATTTGAAAGCGAAATTGTGTCTTAAAAATAAGGGTATGGCTAGTAAGGCTCAGTTTAGGCCACACTTGTTAAACGGGGTCGACAAATCCCTCGTCGAGTCAACTGGTTTGATTTCGAATGCGGTTGTGGCAAATAAGGATCGGGCTACATGCTAATGAGTCGGTTTACGGGGTCAAAATACGGGTTCAAAAAGCTGACTATGTTTATTTTTTcattttaaaaaatttcaaaaaattataCTTCGTATTTGTTtaataattttaatattttaatcatatataAATCATTAGTTACCATACGTGTATCAAATAGTTATAAAATTTAAGTgattactccgtattttaataactattttattattaaataatataaagtTATATCAAATATGGTTTTTAATCATGTTAGTAGTTTAAGTGCTAATACATTTTTAACTAATATTTCACATATTTATTGTTATATACACATTTAATCAAACTTATCTTTGACCTATCAGTTGAGCAAGTCGTGTTGGGTTTCGAACCTAATTTAATGATCATTTTGGATTGGGGTCGGTCTGTAACAAGTCAAGATTTACGAGTCTTAACTTTATAAAAAACAGGTAGGGTAGGGTATATATTTTGACATGTCTGGTTTAAGTAGTTAAGTCCGTTTAACTTTGAACTaatttagtactccctccattcaactccacaaggccCTTTTCTATTTTACACACTATTCATAAGTGAGCATTCACTattaattttctctcaatacgtaagtgaaaatatcttcatgtgagatcttgtttgattcatctttacgagtacattaaaaatatctaacttttataatttttgcaaatacgtaggcacgtagctaacgatatttaccgtgtaaaacacgcgttgacaaatGTGAAAAAAAAGGctttgtggagttgaatggagggagtatatgtttcaatattcattagtcattactcaTTATACTCATTAATTCATTACACTATTTCCAAGCAACGTATCTGAGTTATTTTGCATATATTTCACACCTAACCAgaatcttaaatgagaatttggcTTAAGATGTCtaatttgtcattaattaatcacataatataaaaaaattGCCATTCAAAGCTTAAACAATACTAATCTCTTTATCCCGATGAATTCTTTACTTTTACTACTTTTGGGTTGGCGTCGGTCAGTAACAAGTCAAGATTTACGAGTCTTGACTTTATAAAAAATAGGTCTGGTAGGGTATATATTGGGTGGGCATGATGCCCCGAGAGTAATTGTTAATGCCACGAGAGTAATTGTTACATGAATAGTATATTCATTTTGCAATcggtccgtttttcttaagaccattgcttttggtctgaaataagacgggtaacatgtcatcattttacaataaaatgttgttatttttttataacatgttaccattattgttcacatcattttcagggtaaaaaatgatacctctagtcataacattttgtgaattaattggttacaatttcttaaaaaatggcaacattttatccgtctgacaaataagaccaaaagtgtccgtctgaaacaagaatttgtgttttgcAATTGCCTTGTAAATGTCGTGGCATTAGTAAATGGCCTATTTTGACATGTCTAGTTTAAATAGCTAAATCCGTTTAACTTTGAACTAATTTAGTACGTATATGTTTCAATATTCATTAGTCATTAATGCGTTACACTATTTCTAAGCAACGTATGTGAGTTACTTTGGATATATTTCACACATAATCAGATCTTAAATGAAAATCTGGCTTAAAATGTCGTCATCGTCATTCATTAATCACACAACAATATAACATACAAAAAATTTCATTCAAAGCTTAAACAATACTAATCTCTCTGTCCGGGTAAATTCTTTACCTTTACTTTTATAGTGTAGTTAAGGCTATGATATAAATGCACATTCACTCATATGTTTCTTCTTATACTTTTTCAAGTCCCACTTCCATATAAATTTTTCTATAATCTTCGATAATCTAGCAATGTAACGATTGTAACCTAATACATAATCACAAATTCAAACATAAATAATTTATTGAGATATTTATATATGAAAAAACTGATTGAGACATAAGAAGTAGGAGTATTAAATGAAATTTCACAAGGAAAGTGACGGAATGAAAAAGTAAAAAGGCAAATAGAAAATCCAAGGAAAAAAACTGGTCAAAATATCAATCAATTCTCTTATCTGAGATGCTGATATTGTGGTGTGGTGTGATTGGAAGTCCTGAAAAATAACATTATCTAAAAGCTGCTTTCCGCCAATTGTTTCAGAGCATCTTCATTAAAGTTTTTGCATGTTTTCCCCAAGCACAATATCCCAAATCTAAACTACCCAAAATCACAACACAAACCTGTGGGGAACCGGGTTTTAGAGCAACACTGGTGAACAGTCTGTAGACTATTCCGTAAGATTGTTGTACGCTGTATATCGGACTTTTATGTATATAGTTAAATACGAGTATCTCATTTATTAGTTATATATTCCATAATATATGAGTGTTTAACTAACTAGAACGCTATTAATGATTTTATTGTATAATTTCCACTATACAAATAATGGAAGGAATGTTTTCATTAAACAAAAGATTTTGTTTTAATGGAGGGGAGGCATGAAAACAGTTCCTGCCACTTTCAACAGCTTCAGTTCTGAGCAATGATTCATGCTCACAGCTCACTCAACAAAGCAATAAGAAAGGGAAAATTTGGCATCAAAAGCTGATCATTAAACTTGCAATTTTAAAGAGGTTTTGAATCTTTGATGGGAAAAATCTAACATATTTTTGAAGACCATAAAAACAATTGGATATGTTTTAGCCTCGGGGTGAACGTTAGGTCACAAGTTCAAATCCCCCATTTTCCTTATATGTCAAGTCGTACACAAGTTATAATAGATGAGAACGTTTTTATTAAAAATGCGTCTACGTAgacccttttttttttaattaagatTGGATCAACTTCAAATCCCTCAAGTAACATACtgtatattttatttatttttgactTCAGCTAAGATGATATAAGATCCCTGATGAGT
This sequence is a window from Silene latifolia isolate original U9 population chromosome 8, ASM4854445v1, whole genome shotgun sequence. Protein-coding genes within it:
- the LOC141597159 gene encoding replication protein A 70 kDa DNA-binding subunit A, whose amino-acid sequence is MAVNLTRNALAAILEGDVNSKPLLQVLDIKPVGSNLDRYRLLLWDAVATGQAMIATQLNDRVKSGHVRKGSVIQLIDYICSPIQNRKVIVILNFETIILECDIIGNPSLALPGANSSAGITLSSNVGVNPVSVGPNKFSAPSNSNNAQNYRPAVQPPYQPPPSYKNHGPIVKNEAPARILPIAALNPYQGRWAIKARVTAKGDLRRYNNAKGDGKVFSFDLLDSDGGEIRVTCFNAVVDRFYDVIEAGKVYLISKGSLKPAQKNFNHLKNEWEIFLESTSIVDLCLDEDVSIPKQQFNFRPISEIETAENNSILDIIGIVISVNPSVPIMRKNGMETQRRIINLKDGSSRSVDLTLWGDFCNREGQQLQELFESGKFPIVAVKAAKVNDFSGKSVGTISSTQLFIDPDIPESQSLYDWFCGGGKDSTAQSISRDATPLGGKNEIRKTVSQIKDEGLGRSEKPDWVTIRATISFIKSDTFCYTACPLMIGDRQCNKKVTKSGNSSWVCDRCNQEFEECDYRYLLQAQIQDHSGLTWVTAFQETGEEIMGCSAKELYSLKYEEEDEERFASIIRGSLFMPFLFKLKVKEESYGEEQRVKATVVKADKIDYVAESKYLVNAISNHRH